The following are from one region of the Pocillopora verrucosa isolate sample1 chromosome 3, ASM3666991v2, whole genome shotgun sequence genome:
- the LOC131779059 gene encoding centromere protein T-like isoform X2 — translation MEDIDEATPRGIIRGVLTTENVSQSARALRSKETLSTSSVRETPTNPPSHSEVASRLLTRSTRNRKRKAAPGTTPSDSTTPRTLIAGFLETAPVAKSVVKGQRQKAIEGERRRSSRLSVQAGGNTPRTIIQNFLREALIETPVEPVIPESSDEVDQEIPHQLSEQEKQSSLSTSGVTDGQMFTTTSSHPADHSTHVEATTPMVLDSYIEMDSAAGIRITEGTQPEVDSLPLLGSLQEDLERTDNSMQTSRPWRELVTPQLPLNVSLPGSERLEQSRNINEESSKGKRPLFQGKPPKGREGTKVAKKPLGPRMPPALIKGIFQHFSQAKVSKEALQAVENGSNLFFKQISSDLMAYCKHAHRSTIELADVELLMKRQGFITDKQSLFSLVEKYLPLEYRQEIIPTVQAGNKIVPYEIQRVLWSNRA, via the exons ATGGAAGATATCGATGAAGCTACTCCTCGCGGAATTATTCGCGGTGTTTTGACAACAGAGAATGTAAGTCAAAGTGCTCGAGCTTTGAGGTCAAAGGAAACGCTCAGTACATCAAGTGTAAGAGAAACACCAACGAATCCTCCGTCCCATTCCGAAGTTGCAAGTCGGTTGCTCACTCGATCTACTAGGAACAGGAAGAGAAAAGCTGCACCGGGTACTACTCCTTCAGACTCAACAACTCCTAGAACTTTG attgctGGGTTTCTAGAAACGGCTCCAGTTGCCAAAAGTGTAGTGAAAGGGCAGAGACAAAAGGCCATTgaaggagaaagaagaagatCATCTCGCTTATCAGTTCAAGCTGGGGGTAATACCCCAAGAACAATCATTCAAAATTTCTTGCGAGAAG CATTAATAGAGACACCAGTTGAACCAGTCATTCCAGAATCTTCAGATGAAGTAGATCAAGAAATACCACACCAGTTGAGTGAACAAGAAAAACAGTCATCTCTTTCAACAAGTGGTGTTACTGATGGTCAGATGTTTACTACGACAAGTTCTCATCCTGCAGATCATTCTACACATGTAGAAGCAACAACTCCAATGGTGTTGGACTCCTATATAGAAATGGATAGTGCTGCTGGCAT CAGAATAACTGAGGGAACACAACCAGAGGTTGATTCTCTGCCATTACTAGGAAGTCTGCAGGAAGACCTGGAAAGGACAGACAATAGCATGCAGACATCTCGTCCATGGAGAGAGCTGGTCACACCTCAGCTGCCTCTTAATGTGTCTTTGCCAGGGAGTGAGAGGCTGGAACAGTCAAGAAATATTAATGAAGAGAG tTCCAAAGGGAAAAGACCACTGTTTCAAGGTAAACCTCCTAAAGGAAGGGAAGGAACTAAAGTTGCAAA gaaGCCCTTAGGCCCAAGAATGCCACCTGCCCTTATAAAGGGTATTTTTCAGCATTTTAGCCAAGCTAAAGTCTCAAAAGAGGCTCTTCAAGCTGTTGAAAATGG gTCAAACCTGTTTTTCAAGCAAATATCGAGTGACCTGATGGCTTATTGTAAGCATGCTCACAGATCAACCATTGAGCTGGCTGATGTGGAACTTCTCATGAAAAG aCAGGGATTTATAACTGACAAGCAGTCACTGTTCTCATTGGTTGAAAAGTATTTACCATTGGAATACAGACAGGAAATTATACCAACAGTCCAAGCAGGGAACAAGATAGTTCCGTATGAGATACAAAGGGTACTTTGGTCTAACAGGGCTTGA
- the LOC131779072 gene encoding short-chain collagen C4: MPGLPGRHGRDGRQGLPGAQGPPGPKGDNGPYGKLGRQGDPGPKGQKGQEGQGRSGVSYVRWGRTSCEGDAQIVYSGFVGSGHHSHTGGGVNHICLPNQPKYGKFTDHFERTGAIYGTEYKMSSFNPFKRNVHNHDVPCAVCYIGSRGTQVMMPARDDCPNGWHEEYHGYLMTAHWDHQNPSNFVCVDSDPESVPGSFGSHDGALLYLV, translated from the exons ATGCCAGGACTACCAG GTCGTCACGGGCGAGATGGCAGACAAGGCCTCCCTGGAGCACAAGGACCTCCTGGTCCAAAAG GAGACAATGGTCCTTATGGAAAACTTGGGAGGCAAGGAGATCCGGGACCTAAAGGACAAAAGGGACAAGAAGGGCAGGGGAGGTCTGGAGTCAGTTACGTGCGCTGGGGCCGGACAAGCTGTGAGGGAGATGCTCAGATTGTGTATTCGG GCTTCGTGGGGAGTGGTCACCATAGTCACACAGGAGGAGGAGTAAATCATATATGCCTGCCAAACCAACCAAAATATGGAAAGTTCACCGATCATTTTGAAAGGACGGGGGCCATCTATGGCACTGAGTATAAAATGAGCTCATTTAATCCTTTCAAAAGAAATGTGCATAATCACGACGTCCCCTGTGCTGTGTGCTACATCGGATCAAGAGGTACACAAGTCATGATGCCCGCAAGGGATGACTGCCCTAATGGCTGGCACGAAGAGTATCATGGTTACCTTATGACAGCACATTGGGACCACCAAAATCCCAGTAATTTCGTATGTGTTGATTCGGATCCAGAGTCGGTACCAGGAAGTTTTGGCAGTCATGATGGTGCATTGTTGTATCTGGTGTAA
- the LOC131779074 gene encoding transcriptional enhancer factor TEF-1-like: protein MSGEAEGLWTGEIETSFQEALAIYPPCGRQKIMLSTKDKMYGRNELIARYILMKTGKVRTRKQVASHIQVLARKKIRQFQSRIKEKTYVNDGLQEMMTMSSAEILSPVVHHGSEGYEAPSCSDIPPGPPPALLPCYSTPAPSQHGQLMIEIPRARTPPKLQFPPVAREHIAGIPEFTPPRTPPHKLETNFQDNTFQSSLTWEVPDITQELNYRETQEELSPKSGISGSHSSNSTWRAIPEVIYSTRCKEEPVISTCVLGVSASSTLPETPTFDDYLVYDADQTCPSIDFSDM, encoded by the coding sequence ATGTCTGGTGAAGCGGAGGGATTATGGACGGGCGAAATCGAAACAAGTTTTCAAGAAGCGCTCGCAATCTACCCGCCGTGTGGAAGACAAAAGATAATGTTGTCAACCAAAGACAAGATGTACGGGAGAAACGAGCTCATTGCGAGATACATCCTCATGAAAACTGGCAAAGTTCGAACTCGCAAACAAGTCGCCAGTCACATTCAAGTTCTGGCCAGGAAAAAAATCCGCCAGTTTCAGTCAAGGATCAAAGAGAAGACATACGTAAACGATGGGTTACAAGAAATGATGACGATGTCCTCCGCGGAGATTCTGTCGCCTGTCGTGCACCACGGAAGCGAAGGCTACGAAGCCCCGTCATGTTCTGATATTCCGCCTGGTCCTCCGCCAGCGTTGTTACCGTGCTATTCGACTCCGGCTCCGAGTCAACATGGACAATTAATGATTGAAATCCCCCGAGCCCGAACTCCGCCGAAATTGCAGTTCCCGCCGGTAGCGAGAGAGCACATAGCAGGAATACCCGAATTTACGCCTCCTCGCACGCCTCCTCATAAACTTGAAACCAACTTCCAAGATAATACTTTTCAAAGTAGTTTGACTTGGGAAGTACCTGATATTACTCAGGAATTAAATTACAGGGAGACACAAGAAGAGCTCTCTCCAAAGTCTGGCATCAGCGGGAGTCATAGTAGTAACAGCACGTGGCGAGCGATTCCGGAAGTTATTTACAGCACAAGATGCAAAGAAGAGCCCGTTATTTCAACTTGTGTCTTAGGCGTGTCAGCATCGTCCACTTTGCCGGAGACACCGACATTCGATGATTATTTGGTGTACGACGCTGACCAGACTTGTCCCTCTATTGACTTCTCGGACATGTAA
- the LOC131779060 gene encoding transcription and mRNA export factor ENY2-like yields MNLSSVKMVERLKESQLSSSVHQKLVESGERERLKELLRTKLIECGWQDRLRSHCKDVIKQKGLENVTVDDLVAEITPKGRAMIPDEVKRDLLIRIRTFLAANS; encoded by the exons ATGAATCTGTCGAGCGTCAAGATGGTGGA GAGATTAAAGGAGAGTCAGCTATCTTCTTCTGTACACCAGAAGCTGGTAGAATCCGGGGAAAGAGAGAG ATTGAAAGAACTTCTGAGAACCAAACTCATAGAATGTGGATGGCAGGACAGGTTAAGGAGTCACTGTAAAG ATGTCATCAAACAAAAAGGACTTGAAAATGTGACAGTTGATGATCTAGTGGCTGAAATAACACCGAAAGGAAGAG CTATGATCCCTGACGAAGTAAAGAGGGACCTGTTGATAAGAATACGAACTTTCCTTGCTGCCAACTCGTAG
- the LOC131779044 gene encoding proteasome subunit alpha type-7-like: protein MSGGSYDRAITIFSPDGHLFQVEYAQEAVKKGSTAVGVRGKNIVVLGVERKAVAKLQEPRTVRKICSLDDHVVMAFAGLTADARILVNRARVECQSHKLTVEDPVTLEYITRYIATLKQRYTQSNGRRPFGISTLIVGFDYDGTPHLYQTDPSGTYHAWKANAIGRSAKTVREFLEKHYTEEVADSDDETIKLAIKALLEVVQSGGKNIELAIMRNGETLKILQPEEVDKFVEIIEKEKEAEAEKKKREKASGSAK, encoded by the exons ATGTCAGGGGGGTCTTATGATAGGGCTATAACTATATTTTCACCTGATGGACATCTTTTCCAAGTGGAATACGCTCAAGAAGCCGTAAAGAAGGGTTCCACTGCT GTTGGAGTACGTGGTAAAAACATTGTTGTTCTCGGAGTAGAGAGAAAAGCGGTTGCCAAACTTCAAGAACCAAGAACAGTCAGAAAAATCTGTTCGCTGGATGACCACGTTGTCATGGCTTTTGCAG GTTTGACGGCGGACGCTAGAATTCTGGTGAATCGAGCTCGGGTCGAGTGTCAAAGCCATAAGCTAACCGTAGAAGATCCTGTGACATTAGAGTACATAACAAGATATATTGCGACGCTAAAGCAG CGTTACACTCAAAGCAATGGTCGCCGCCCTTTTGGTATTTCTACACTCATTGTTGGATTTGATTATGATGGTACACCTCATCTTTATCAGACTGACCCATCAGGAACATATCATGCATGGAAG GCAAATGCAATTGGACGCAGTGCAAAAACCGTTCGTGAATTTCTAGAGAAACACTACACAGAGGAGGTAGCTGACTCAGATGATGAAACAATTAAACTAGCTATCAAAGCTTTACTTGAG GTGGTGCAGTCGGGAGGAAAGAATATTGAACTTGCTATTATGAGAAATGGTGAAACACTCAAG ATACTACAACCAGAAGAGGTTGATAAATTTGTTGAAATcattgagaaagaaaaagaagcagaagctgaaaagaagaagagagaaaaggCATCAGGATCAGCTAAATAA
- the LOC131779065 gene encoding histamine H2 receptor, which yields MGLGASHCKGVWAPKEVSLTTLSVAAVYSLITVPSNMLIILSVLLDPNKSLRRTPYLLLVLNLAITDLIVGAMVEPFSMYTHVREAARLSISFSWLSQFVYFMCCTASLLSLCILTIDRYLAITSPMWYRANMTNSRVAQASVFIWLLSFASSGLLFVTGFVMYAFIFAILTLLCAIFILVFTYVRIFVVVKQKVKDLNNLHQGDTERKKAQERNMLWERKLTKTHLVMLLAFLACYGPACIMIFVMNLCSTCSCHVIHWLRDMHFVLITFNSLINPFVYALRLAGFRMAIRHFLSFCFCCRSGAVGSYNDQEASHTAETSIDRSRTLAVSRPIQNESSSIA from the coding sequence ATGGGTCTGGGAGCAAGCCACTGCAAAGGAGTCTGGGCACCAAAAGAAGTCTCTCTGACCACTCTGTCTGTAGCTGCCGTGTATTCCCTCATCACAGTGCCTAGTAATATGCTAATTATCCTATCAGTTCTTCTTGACCCTAACAAGAGCCTCCGCCGTACACCTTACCTTCTCTTAGTATTGAACCTAGCCATAACTGACTTGATAGTTGGCGCCATGGTCGAGCCGTTCTCAATGTACACCCATGTGAGGGAGGCCGCTCGCTTGTCAATCAGCTTCTCATGGCTGTCACAGTTTGTTTACTTTATGTGCTGTACCGCTTCCCTTCTGAGTTTGTGCATCCTGACCATTGACAGGTATCTGGCCATTACTTCGCCCATGTGGTATCGTGCCAACATGACCAACTCGAGAGTCGCCCAAGCGTCTGTTTTTATCTGGCTCTTGTCGTTTGCTAGCAGCGGTTTGCTGTTTGTCACAGGGTTTGTCATGTATGCCTTCATCTTTGCCATCCTGACGCTTCTCTGCGCGATTTTCATTTTGGTGTTTACCTACGTTCGTATATTTGTGGTTGTGAAGCAAAAGGTCAAAGATTTGAATAACTTGCACCAAGGCGATACAGAAAGGAAAAAGGCCCAAGAAAGAAACATGCTATGGGAGAGAAAGCTAACCAAGACCCACTTGGTGATGTTGCTGGCGTTCCTGGCCTGCTATGGTCCAGCATGCATCATGATTTTCGTGATGAATCTGTGCAGCACATGCAGCTGTCACGTCATTCACTGGCTCAGAGATATGCATTTTGTGCTGATCACGTTCAATTCTTTGATCAATCCCTTTGTGTACGCCCTTAGGTTGGCTGGGTTCAGGATGGCAATACGTCACTTCTTAagcttttgtttttgctgtaGGAGTGGAGCGGTAGGGTCGTATAACGATCAGGAAGCGTCACACACGGCAGAAACTAGCATTGACCGATCTAGAACACTGGCTGTATCTCGGCCAATACAAAATGAGTCCTCGTCTATCGCTTGA
- the LOC131779059 gene encoding centromere protein T-like isoform X1, whose amino-acid sequence MEDIDEATPRGIIRGVLTTENVSQSARALRSKETLSTSSVRETPTNPPSHSEVASRLLTRSTRNRKRKAAPGTTPSDSTTPRTLIAGFLETAPVAKSVVKGQRQKAIEGERRRSSRLSVQAGGNTPRTIIQNFLREALIETPVEPVIPESSDEVDQEIPHQLSEQEKQSSLSTSGVTDGQMFTTTSSHPADHSTHVEATTPMVLDSYIEMDSAAGISRITEGTQPEVDSLPLLGSLQEDLERTDNSMQTSRPWRELVTPQLPLNVSLPGSERLEQSRNINEESSKGKRPLFQGKPPKGREGTKVAKKPLGPRMPPALIKGIFQHFSQAKVSKEALQAVENGSNLFFKQISSDLMAYCKHAHRSTIELADVELLMKRQGFITDKQSLFSLVEKYLPLEYRQEIIPTVQAGNKIVPYEIQRVLWSNRA is encoded by the exons ATGGAAGATATCGATGAAGCTACTCCTCGCGGAATTATTCGCGGTGTTTTGACAACAGAGAATGTAAGTCAAAGTGCTCGAGCTTTGAGGTCAAAGGAAACGCTCAGTACATCAAGTGTAAGAGAAACACCAACGAATCCTCCGTCCCATTCCGAAGTTGCAAGTCGGTTGCTCACTCGATCTACTAGGAACAGGAAGAGAAAAGCTGCACCGGGTACTACTCCTTCAGACTCAACAACTCCTAGAACTTTG attgctGGGTTTCTAGAAACGGCTCCAGTTGCCAAAAGTGTAGTGAAAGGGCAGAGACAAAAGGCCATTgaaggagaaagaagaagatCATCTCGCTTATCAGTTCAAGCTGGGGGTAATACCCCAAGAACAATCATTCAAAATTTCTTGCGAGAAG CATTAATAGAGACACCAGTTGAACCAGTCATTCCAGAATCTTCAGATGAAGTAGATCAAGAAATACCACACCAGTTGAGTGAACAAGAAAAACAGTCATCTCTTTCAACAAGTGGTGTTACTGATGGTCAGATGTTTACTACGACAAGTTCTCATCCTGCAGATCATTCTACACATGTAGAAGCAACAACTCCAATGGTGTTGGACTCCTATATAGAAATGGATAGTGCTGCTGGCAT taGCAGAATAACTGAGGGAACACAACCAGAGGTTGATTCTCTGCCATTACTAGGAAGTCTGCAGGAAGACCTGGAAAGGACAGACAATAGCATGCAGACATCTCGTCCATGGAGAGAGCTGGTCACACCTCAGCTGCCTCTTAATGTGTCTTTGCCAGGGAGTGAGAGGCTGGAACAGTCAAGAAATATTAATGAAGAGAG tTCCAAAGGGAAAAGACCACTGTTTCAAGGTAAACCTCCTAAAGGAAGGGAAGGAACTAAAGTTGCAAA gaaGCCCTTAGGCCCAAGAATGCCACCTGCCCTTATAAAGGGTATTTTTCAGCATTTTAGCCAAGCTAAAGTCTCAAAAGAGGCTCTTCAAGCTGTTGAAAATGG gTCAAACCTGTTTTTCAAGCAAATATCGAGTGACCTGATGGCTTATTGTAAGCATGCTCACAGATCAACCATTGAGCTGGCTGATGTGGAACTTCTCATGAAAAG aCAGGGATTTATAACTGACAAGCAGTCACTGTTCTCATTGGTTGAAAAGTATTTACCATTGGAATACAGACAGGAAATTATACCAACAGTCCAAGCAGGGAACAAGATAGTTCCGTATGAGATACAAAGGGTACTTTGGTCTAACAGGGCTTGA